ACGCTTCATCATCCGCCGTCTCTACGGTGCCAGCCTGGATTATGCCATGATCGCCACCTATGCCCTTCTTTTGATCGGCACGGATCTGATCAAGCTGGTCTGGGGAGGGACCCCCTATCCGGTCAGTGATCCCATCGGAATTACCCTGAATTTCTTCCAAATGACCATACCCCTATATCGCCTGGTCATCGTGGGAACGGCAATTGTTCTGTTCCTGGGACTCCGGATGTTTTTCGCCCGGTCCATTGTGGGCCGAATCGTTGTGGCTGCCCTGGAGGACCCCGAGGGCGTGCGCTGTCTGGGACTGGATATTTACCATTACTTTTCCATCGTCTTCGTGTTAGGGAGTTGCCTGGCCGTGCTGGGCGGGGTGCTCTATGCTCCGGTGTCCACTGCCGAGCCCTATATGGGTTTTCGCATCCTTCTGTTGGCCTTTTCTGTGGTCATCGTGGGGGGCATGGGCAATTTTACCGGTACCTTCTTAGCCGCTTTCATTCTCGGGCTGGTTATTGCCATCACCGGCCGTTACTACTCGGCGGCGGCGGAGGCCATGGTCTTCGTGGTCATGGCCCTGGTCCTTCTGAAAGAAACGATTTTCCATGCTATGCGAAAAATGCTCCGGATGAGGACGCTTTGAAGAACAGCGCTGTTACAAAGAATGAATGCTGTCGGGTGAAAGCGCGGAAGGATGTGAGGGAAAAGGATGATCAAAGAAGTCGGGCATATCGGAATTGCCGTTCAGGATATTGAGAGTACTCTGGATGCATTTTGTCGGGCCATGGGCTTGACCAAACCAGTGATAAGGGATTTCCCCGATCGGAAGATGAGAATGGCCCTGATCAGCCTGGGGCGGATCAGCCTTGAACTGTTAGAGGATAACAGTCAAGACGGTATGCTGGCCAGGCTCGTCCGGGAGCGGGGAAGCCATATCCATCATTTTTGTTTGACAAGCGATGATCTTGAAACCGATATTTCGGAATTAAAGGAAAAAGGGGTAAAGATGGCAAATGAGAGTCCTTCCATCGGCTTGCGAGGGAAACGGGTCCTCTTTGCGATGGAAGGCATCCTGGACGACATCCCGATCGAGCTCTCTGAGCTTTAGTTCGAAAATAGAGTTACGGGTTACGGGTTCAAACCCAACCTTACTTCGACATTCATTATTCAATATTCGCATTTTCATGCTTGTCGGTGTCCAATGGGGCATGAGGGTTTAATACGAAAATAAAGTTCGGAGTAAACCATTTTCATGATTTGTTGTGCCCCACTACGGGGCATGAAGGGGTTAGAGGGAAATGATGAGGAGGAATACGATGATCAAGGGGATCTGGCACAAGGTTTTAAAAGTGGATCTGTCAAAAAAGGAATGCCACCTGGAAGAAGTACCGGATGGGATTTACCGTTATTTCATGGGCGGCAGCGGGCTTATCGCCAATTACCTGTGGAAGGAGTGTCCGGCCGGTACGGGCCCCTTTGATCCACAGAACCGGTTGGTCATGGCCGGGGGGCCAATGACCGGAGTCAAACAAAGCGGTGCCGCCAAATGGTCGGCCGGGGCCATCGGTCCGGCCATGAAGATGAACGTGGAATCCGCGGCCACCGGTTCCTGGGGTATAGAGATGAAGGCCTGCGGAGTCGATGCCCTGGTAATCTCCGGCCGGGCCGAGAGGCCGGTTTACCTGAAGGTGACCGACCAGGGGGCCGAAATCAAGGAGGTCGGGTCCCTCTGGG
This genomic interval from Deltaproteobacteria bacterium contains the following:
- a CDS encoding VOC family protein: MIKEVGHIGIAVQDIESTLDAFCRAMGLTKPVIRDFPDRKMRMALISLGRISLELLEDNSQDGMLARLVRERGSHIHHFCLTSDDLETDISELKEKGVKMANESPSIGLRGKRVLFAMEGILDDIPIELSEL
- a CDS encoding branched-chain amino acid ABC transporter permease encodes the protein GLSLTFGAMHIINFAHGMVYALGVYLFISLWSALNLFVPGMVLAILAMAPVAWMIERFIIRRLYGASLDYAMIATYALLLIGTDLIKLVWGGTPYPVSDPIGITLNFFQMTIPLYRLVIVGTAIVLFLGLRMFFARSIVGRIVVAALEDPEGVRCLGLDIYHYFSIVFVLGSCLAVLGGVLYAPVSTAEPYMGFRILLLAFSVVIVGGMGNFTGTFLAAFILGLVIAITGRYYSAAAEAMVFVVMALVLLKETIFHAMRKMLRMRTL